The following coding sequences lie in one Tepidimicrobium xylanilyticum genomic window:
- a CDS encoding radical SAM protein: MDTFKPSYIRLYEDGTLLKRVEEVKKYLTECYLCPHGCGADRTKRVGFCKATDKIIVSSYGSHFGEEDVLVGYKGSGTIFFGYCNMRYVFCQNYELSFGGEGRTVSNEELANIMLYIQNHYRCHNINLVSPTHFVPNIIEAIYIAVGKGLNLPIVYNTGGYEKIEILKILDGIIDIYMPEYFSSELAMKFSKVPDYPNKAKLALKEMDRQVGGLKVDDKGIAYRGLIIRHLMLPGNIEDTKEVLKFIKEELSPDCLVNLMSQYYPIHRAYEHNEINRKLGFREYKEAYTFGENLGLRLD; encoded by the coding sequence GGTAGAGGAAGTTAAGAAGTATTTAACAGAATGTTATCTCTGTCCCCATGGATGTGGTGCGGACAGAACTAAAAGGGTAGGATTTTGCAAGGCTACAGATAAGATAATAGTATCCAGTTATGGTTCTCATTTTGGGGAGGAAGATGTATTAGTTGGATATAAAGGTTCTGGTACCATATTTTTTGGATATTGTAACATGAGATATGTTTTCTGTCAGAATTATGAACTTAGCTTTGGAGGGGAAGGAAGAACAGTATCCAATGAAGAATTGGCAAATATAATGCTTTATATACAAAATCACTATAGATGTCATAATATAAATCTAGTTTCTCCAACCCATTTCGTTCCTAATATAATAGAGGCTATTTATATAGCAGTTGGAAAAGGCCTTAATTTGCCCATAGTATACAATACAGGAGGCTATGAGAAGATTGAAATTTTGAAGATCTTAGATGGAATAATTGATATCTATATGCCGGAATATTTTAGTTCTGAATTAGCAATGAAATTCTCTAAAGTACCAGATTATCCTAATAAAGCAAAATTAGCCTTAAAAGAAATGGATAGGCAAGTAGGAGGATTAAAGGTAGACGATAAGGGCATTGCCTATAGAGGGCTAATTATAAGACATTTAATGCTTCCAGGGAATATTGAGGATACGAAAGAGGTTTTAAAATTCATAAAAGAGGAATTATCTCCAGATTGTCTAGTAAACCTTATGAGTCAGTATTATCCCATCCATAGAGCTTATGAACACAATGAGATAAATAGAAAATTAGGATTTAGGGAATACAAAGAAGCCTATACTTTTGGTGAGAATTTAGGCTTGAGGTTGGACTAA
- a CDS encoding L,D-transpeptidase, with product MGTIGKWLSLGIMILFILVLFIEISYAGTIDNGSLLKEYVSSGYEENILEQRNTLLRFQAENNLFVDGLIGEMTQKALVEKNKKIIDIIPEEIKVKEWFIVVNKTKKILTVYNNGEVYKKYPIALGKESTPTPDYKFTIINKLKNPYWGGMGGKFKPVRGGDPNNPLGKRWLGLSTERYRGYGIHGNSDPYSIGRYVSAGCIRMINEDVEELFEYIPIKTEVWIGTEEVLEEWGIKQYIEYEEILDVCLSKIIGYN from the coding sequence ATGGGAACTATTGGGAAATGGTTGAGTTTAGGAATAATGATTCTGTTCATTTTAGTATTATTCATTGAGATAAGTTATGCAGGAACAATTGATAATGGCAGCCTTTTGAAAGAATATGTAAGTAGCGGATATGAAGAAAACATATTGGAACAAAGGAACACCTTATTAAGGTTCCAAGCAGAAAATAATTTGTTTGTAGATGGGCTAATTGGAGAGATGACTCAAAAAGCATTGGTTGAAAAAAATAAGAAAATTATAGATATAATTCCAGAGGAAATTAAGGTGAAGGAATGGTTTATAGTTGTAAATAAAACTAAGAAAATACTAACAGTATATAATAATGGTGAAGTATATAAAAAATATCCTATTGCGTTAGGTAAGGAATCTACACCAACACCAGATTATAAGTTTACTATAATTAATAAGTTGAAAAATCCTTACTGGGGAGGAATGGGAGGAAAGTTCAAACCAGTAAGGGGTGGTGATCCTAATAATCCCTTGGGGAAAAGGTGGTTAGGCCTTTCAACGGAGAGATATAGAGGTTATGGAATTCATGGAAATTCTGACCCTTATTCTATAGGAAGATATGTTTCTGCAGGTTGCATTAGGATGATTAACGAGGATGTGGAAGAATTATTTGAATATATACCAATTAAGACAGAAGTTTGGATTGGAACTGAAGAAGTATTAGAGGAATGGGGAATCAAACAATATATTGAATATGAAGAAATATTAGATGTATGTCTTTCAAAGATAATAGGATATAATTAG